A stretch of Camelina sativa cultivar DH55 chromosome 18, Cs, whole genome shotgun sequence DNA encodes these proteins:
- the LOC104760942 gene encoding transcription factor MYB108-like: MDDKARSLKINKNMEDFANVEEEMDLRRGPWTVEEDLELINYIVNHGEGRWNSLAHCAGLKRTGKSCRLRWLNYLRPDVRRGNITLEEQLLILELHARWGNRWSKIAQYLPGRTDNEIKNYWRTRVQKHAKQLRCDVNSQQFKDTMKYLWMPRLVERIQATSTRSVSTSSCVTTSSDHFVINNNNTNMEHSGLMSNPNGHIFTSESDLSNVAVSPSSDLTECHPQMSAQNYLDNKSGLLGEFTKMQDESYLNWFENNINGMIPNYWDSFWNIGYDEDLWLLQQQQQGVLDNGSF; this comes from the exons ATGGATGACAAAGCAAGAAGCTTAAAGATCAACAAGAACATGGAGGATTTTGCGAAcgtggaagaagaaatggaCCTAAGGAGAGGTCCATGGACCGTTGAGGAAGATTTAGAGCTCATCAATTACATCGTTAATCATGGTGAAGGTCGATGGAACTCTCTAGCTCATTGTGCCG GACTCAAAAGGACCGGCAAAAGCTGCAGACTTCGGTGGCTGAACTATCTCCGACCAGATGTCCGCCGTGGAAACATAACTCTTGAAGAACAACTCTTGATTCTTGAACTACACGCCCGTTGGGGCAATAg ATGGTCTAAGATTGCACAATATTTACCAGGGAGAACAGATAACGAGATCAAAAACTATTGGAGAACACGTGTTCAAAAGCATGCGAAACAGCTTAGGTGCGACGTGAACAGTCAACAGTTTAAAGACACCATGAAGTATCTTTGGATGCCTCGGCTCGTGGAACGGATCCAAGCCACCTCCACGAGGTCTGTTTCCACGTCATCTTGCGTCACCACCTCTTCAGATCACTTCgtgatcaacaacaacaataccaaCATGGAGCATTCCGGTTTGATGAGTAACCCTAATGGTCACATCTTCACGTCGGAATCGGATCTTTCCAACGTGGCAGTATCCCCTTCATCAGATTTGACGGAGTGTCATCCACAAATGTCAGCACAGAATTATTTGGATAATAAAAGTGGTTTATTAGGAGAGTTTACGAAGATGCAAGATGAGAGTTACCTTAATTGGTTCGAAAATAATATTAATGGGATGATACCTAATTACTGGGACAGTTTCTGGAACATTGGATATGATGAAGACCTCTGGctcttacaacaacaacaacaaggtgtCCTCGACAATGGAAGCTTCTGA